A part of Aegilops tauschii subsp. strangulata cultivar AL8/78 chromosome 2, Aet v6.0, whole genome shotgun sequence genomic DNA contains:
- the LOC109733513 gene encoding ethylene-responsive transcription factor ERN1 — protein MELHFQVQPPVLQLQDYCYYYQQQQEAAAAAAQAKPTKPRGRKKGSTSHSKFVGVRQRPSGRWVAEIKDTTQKIRMWLGTFETADAAARAYDEAARLLRGAEARTNFAPRISPDCPLAVRIRGLLHHKKLKKARLPAASAKIPGPSSTPAAPAAYATSNSNSNSNSMDGACGGASSSSSSSSSAVSCDGATKQGGGAPDAGEVYRPDLAAPVAGAEELESWMFESSFGQFPALDGFAAVDACTLPAASPEETSVAPAAGMVEFERMKVERRISASLYAMNGLQEYFDRVFEASAGDPLWDLSPLCQ, from the coding sequence ATGGAGCTCCACTTCCAGGTGCAGCCGCCGGTGCTCCAGCTGCAGGACTACTGCTACTACtaccagcagcagcaggaggccgccgccgccgccgcgcaggCCAAGCCCACCAAGCCGCGGGGCCGGAAGAAGGGCAGCACCAGCCACAGCAAGTTCGTCGGCGTCCGCCAGCGCCCCTCGGGCCGCTGGGTGGCCGAGATCAAGGACACCACCCAGAAGATCCGCATGTGGCTCGGCACCTTCGAGacggccgacgccgccgcccgcgcctacGACGAGGCCGCCCGCCTCCTCCGCGGCGCCGAGGCGCGCACCAACTTCGCCCCGCGCATCTCCCCGGACTGCCCGCTCGCCGTCCGCATCCGGGGCCTCCTCCACCACAAGAAGCTCAAGAAGGCCAGGCTGCCCGCCGCGTCCGCCAAGATCCCCGGCCCCTCCTCCACGCCCGCCGCTCCCGCCGCATACGCCACAAGCAATAGCAACAGCAACAGTAATAGCATGGATGGCGCTTGTGGGGgcgccagcagcagcagcagcagcagcagcagcgcggtCAGCTGCGACGGCGCCACGAAGCAAGGCGGCGGGGCGCCGGACGCCGGGGAGGTGTACAGGCCGGACTTGGCTGCTCCCGTCGCCGGTGCCGAGGAGCTGGAGTCTTGGATGTTCGAGTCGTCGTTCGGCCAGTTCCCGGCGCTGGACGGGTTCGCCGCCGTCGACGCCTGCACGCTACCAGCCGCGTCCCCGGAGGAGACCAGCGTCGCCCCCGCGGCCGGGATGGTGGAGTTCGAGCGGATGAAGGTGGAGCGGCGGATCTCGGCGTCCCTGTACGCCATGAACGGCCTGCAGGAGTACTTCGACAGGGTGTTCGAGGCGTCCGCCGGCGACCCGCTGTGGGATCTCTCGCCGCTCTGCCAGTAG
- the LOC109737353 gene encoding tubulin alpha-1 chain, with translation MREIISIHIGQAGIQVGNACWELYCLEHGIQQDGTMPSDTTVGVAHDAFNTFFSETGAGKHVPRAIFVDLEPTVIDEVRTGAYRQLFHPEQLISGKEDAANNFARGHYTVGKEIVDLCLDRVRKLADNCTGLQGFLVFNAVGGGTGSGLGSLLLERLSVDYGKKSKLGFTIYPSPQVSTAVVEPYNSVLSTHSLLEHTDVAVLLDNEAIYDICRRSLDIERPTYTNLNRLISQIISSLTTSLRFDGAINVDVTEFQTNLVPYPRIHFMLSSYAPVISAEKAYHEQLSVPEITNAVFEPSSMMAKCDPRHGKYMACCLMYRGDVVPKDVNAAVATIKTKRTVQFVDWCPTGFKCGINYQPPSVVPGGDLAKVQRAVCMISNNTAVAEVFSRIDHKFDLMYAKRAFVHWYVGEGMEEGEFSEAREDLAALEKDYEEVGAEGADDEGDEGDDY, from the exons ATGAGGGAGATCATCAGCATCCACATCGGCCAGGCCGGGATCCAGGTCGGCAACGCCTGCTGGGAGCTCTACTGCCTCGAGCACGGCATCCAGCAGGATGGCACCATGCCCAG TGATACCACGGTTGGGGTTGCACACGATGCGTTCAACACGTTCTTCAGTGAGACTGGTGCGGGCAAGCACGTGCCGAGGGCCATCTTCGTCGACCTTGAGCCCACTGTCATTGATGAGGTGCGCACCGGTGCCTACCGCCAGCTCTTCCACCCGGAGCAACTCATCTCCGGGAAGGAGGATGCCGCTAACAACTTCGCCCGTGGTCACTACACTG TTGGGAAGGAGATTGTAGATCTATGTCTGGATCGTGTACGCAAATTGGCAGACAACTGCACCGGGCTGCAGGGATTCTTGGTGTTCAATGCTGTCGGTGGTGGAACTGGATCAGGACTGGGCTCTCTGTTGTTGGAGCGCCTCTCGGTTGATTACGGCAAGAAATCTAAGCTTGGTTTCACCATTTACCCTTCCCCACAG GTCTCGACAGCTGTTGTAGAGCCATACAACAGTGTCCTCTCCACTCACTCTTTGCTTGAGCACACCGATGTTGCGGTCCTCCTAGATAATGAGGCTATCTATGACATATGCCGGAGGTCTCTTGACATTGAGAGGCCAACCTACACCAACTTGAACAGGCTGATATCACAGATCATATCCTCACTTACCACCTCCCTGAGGTTTGATGGTGCCATCAATGTGGATGTCACAGAGTTCCAGACCAACCTCGTCCCTTACCCACGTATCCATTTCATGCTTTCGTCGTATGCCCCTGTTATCTCTGCGGAGAAGGCTTACCATGAGCAGCTCTCTGTGCCTGAAATCACCAATGCTGtctttgagccttcaagcatgaTGGCCAAGTGTGACCCTAGGCATGGCAAATATATGGCCTGCTGCTTGATGTACCGTGGTGATGTTGTTCCCAAGGACGTCAATGCCGCAGTCGCAACCATCAAAACCAAGAGAACTGTCCAGTTCGTCGACTG GTGCCCTACCGGGTTCAAGTGTGGCATCAACTACCAGCCACCTTCCGTCGTCCCCGGAGGCGACCTGGCAAAGGTTCAGCGTGCCGTGTGCATGATCAGCAACAACACCGCCGTCGCCGAAGTGTTCTCGCGCATCGACCACAAGTTCGACTTGATGTACGCCAAGCGCGCGTTCGTGCACTGGTACGTCGGCGAGGGCATGGAGGAAGGTGAGTTCTCAGAAGCCCGTGAGGACTTGGCTGCTCTGGAGAAGGACTACGAGGAGGTTGGCGCCGAAGGCGCAGACGATGAGGGCGACGAGGGGGATGACTATTAA